A region of Corynebacterium glucuronolyticum DSM 44120 DNA encodes the following proteins:
- a CDS encoding IclR family transcriptional regulator, which yields MSHVPAAANTLRILTLLSTLDSPVSAARIQQELGLPRSTTYHLLNVMIEYGYVMYVPERRAYGLGIAAYGMSGAYATQQPLVRAATRPAKHLAELVSGTCHVSRIVGDEVVYILELPSPGAPRLVTGVGVRLPAMHTASGKAMLSMMDTTRINAVLGSVPEELLEIRVQGYAEEIEVVAPGQESIAVPILNHLQEPAAALAVTFATGSIGDTARMSVIEDLQMKAAGLEKRVFGSASKRHLLE from the coding sequence ATGTCCCACGTACCCGCCGCAGCAAATACTCTTCGTATTTTGACGTTGCTTTCCACCCTGGATTCCCCAGTGAGCGCAGCTCGAATTCAACAAGAGCTCGGTCTTCCTCGGTCGACCACGTATCACCTGCTCAACGTCATGATCGAGTACGGTTACGTGATGTACGTCCCTGAACGGCGTGCTTACGGTTTAGGGATTGCCGCTTATGGCATGTCCGGTGCCTACGCCACACAGCAACCGCTCGTTCGAGCAGCCACTAGGCCGGCTAAACACTTAGCTGAACTAGTCTCCGGCACCTGTCACGTTTCTCGCATCGTCGGTGACGAGGTGGTCTACATTTTAGAGCTGCCCTCGCCTGGTGCGCCCAGACTCGTAACAGGCGTGGGAGTGAGACTGCCCGCGATGCATACTGCGTCGGGGAAAGCAATGCTTTCGATGATGGACACAACCCGTATCAACGCTGTTTTGGGAAGTGTCCCGGAGGAATTGTTGGAAATCCGGGTCCAGGGGTATGCGGAGGAGATCGAAGTTGTCGCCCCGGGGCAGGAATCGATTGCGGTGCCGATTCTCAATCATCTGCAAGAGCCTGCTGCCGCACTTGCCGTCACTTTTGCGACCGGTTCCATCGGTGATACTGCCCGCATGTCTGTGATAGAGGATTTGCAAATGAAGGCTGCAGGACTGGAGAAACGCGTGTTCGGGTCGGCTTCTAAACGCCACCTGCTCGAGTAA